In Arthrobacter sp. StoSoilB5, one genomic interval encodes:
- a CDS encoding cation diffusion facilitator family transporter encodes MAASGGTKAIVAALAANLTIAVLKFVAFVLTMSSSMLAEAIHSVADSGNQILLLVGGKRAQRAASPEHPFGYGRERYIYAFIVSIVLFSVGGLFALYEAWEKFQHPHGIEGDFWWVPLAVLVGAIIAESFSFRTAIVESNHIRGKQTWAKFIRNAKQPELPVILLEDFGALLGLVFALFGVSMTLVTGDGVWDALGTAMIGLLLVAIAVILAVETKSLLLGESATKDDVARITEALQADGTRIIHLKTMHLGPEELLVAAKITMGAADTGQAIARVIDDAEQRIRAAVPIARVIYLEPDVERVQA; translated from the coding sequence GTGGCTGCAAGTGGCGGTACCAAAGCGATCGTGGCGGCCCTCGCCGCGAACCTGACCATCGCTGTCCTGAAGTTCGTTGCGTTCGTCCTGACGATGTCATCGTCCATGCTCGCTGAAGCCATCCACTCAGTGGCAGACTCCGGCAACCAGATCCTTCTCCTGGTGGGTGGCAAGCGCGCGCAGCGTGCGGCGAGCCCCGAGCACCCCTTTGGCTACGGCCGCGAGCGGTACATCTACGCGTTCATCGTGTCCATTGTCCTCTTCAGCGTGGGTGGCCTCTTTGCCCTGTACGAGGCATGGGAGAAGTTCCAGCACCCGCACGGCATCGAAGGCGACTTCTGGTGGGTGCCGTTGGCCGTCCTGGTTGGCGCCATCATTGCCGAGTCGTTCTCTTTCCGAACCGCCATCGTGGAATCGAACCATATCCGTGGCAAGCAGACGTGGGCCAAGTTCATCCGCAACGCCAAGCAACCCGAACTGCCTGTCATCCTCCTTGAAGACTTCGGTGCCTTGCTGGGCTTGGTTTTCGCGCTCTTCGGCGTCAGCATGACCCTCGTAACGGGGGATGGCGTCTGGGACGCGCTCGGTACCGCAATGATCGGCCTTCTCCTGGTAGCCATCGCCGTTATCCTTGCGGTCGAAACCAAGTCGCTCCTGCTGGGTGAGTCGGCTACCAAAGACGACGTTGCGCGCATCACTGAGGCATTGCAGGCCGACGGAACCCGCATCATCCATCTCAAGACCATGCACCTGGGGCCTGAAGAACTCTTGGTTGCTGCCAAGATCACGATGGGTGCCGCCGATACCGGCCAGGCAATTGCACGAGTCATCGACGACGCCGAGCAGCGGATCCGGGCGGCTGTTCCGATTGCGCGGGTCATCTACTTGGAACCGGATGTAGAGCGCGTACAGGCATAG
- the rplT gene encoding 50S ribosomal protein L20: MARVKRAVNAHKKRRVILERAKGYRGQRSRLYRKAKEQLLHSFVYSYGDRRKKKGDFRRLWIQRINAASRANGLTYNRLIQGLKAAEVEVDRRMLAELAVSDANAFAALVNIAKAALPADTSAPAAKAEVAAPKAAKVAPAAASATAVKAAVSEKPAIDGAIAAVEGEGAPEGHAIKGNAESKKYHVPGSTWYENTAAEYWFSTVEAAKAAGFEPAGGEARQQIKN; the protein is encoded by the coding sequence GTGGCACGTGTGAAGCGGGCGGTAAACGCCCACAAGAAGCGCCGGGTTATCCTCGAACGCGCCAAGGGTTACCGCGGTCAGCGTTCGCGCCTGTACCGCAAGGCCAAAGAGCAGCTGCTGCACTCGTTTGTGTACAGCTACGGCGACCGCCGCAAGAAGAAGGGTGATTTCCGTCGCCTCTGGATCCAGCGCATCAACGCTGCATCCCGCGCCAACGGCCTCACCTACAACCGCTTGATCCAGGGCCTCAAGGCCGCTGAGGTTGAGGTTGACCGCCGCATGCTTGCCGAACTGGCTGTCTCGGACGCAAACGCATTTGCCGCTCTGGTGAACATTGCCAAGGCTGCCCTCCCGGCCGACACGTCCGCTCCGGCTGCCAAGGCTGAGGTTGCTGCACCGAAGGCTGCCAAGGTTGCTCCGGCTGCTGCTTCTGCAACGGCTGTCAAGGCTGCTGTTTCCGAGAAGCCGGCCATCGATGGCGCTATTGCTGCCGTTGAAGGCGAAGGTGCTCCGGAAGGCCACGCCATCAAGGGCAACGCCGAGTCCAAGAAGTACCACGTACCGGGTTCCACTTGGTACGAGAACACGGCTGCTGAGTACTGGTTCTCCACCGTTGAGGCTGCAAAGGCTGCTGGCTTCGAGCCGGCCGGCGGCGAAGCCCGCCAGCAGATCAAGAACTAG
- a CDS encoding RNA methyltransferase, with protein MNQTGRPQDFPMTNPRADRVRDVAKLAGRPARLKRGRFLAEGPQAVREALTLHRERIAAGGSAVVHEVFASEACLDRLPELADLAEGTQLRLASDEVLSAMADTVNPQGIVAVCSFVDVSLESVLDAGPRLIAVMCQVRDPGNAGTVLRAADAAGADAVVLTGSSVDIYNPKAVRSTAGSLFHLPVVLGADVEELVARCRERGIGVLAADGYGTVNLDKLQDENAARRLGNGDVASDYALEAPTAWLFGNEAQGLSDAELALADHRVAVPVYGAAESLNLGTAATVCLYASARSQQGARVGNA; from the coding sequence ATGAACCAAACCGGGCGCCCGCAAGACTTTCCGATGACCAACCCCCGAGCAGATCGGGTGAGGGACGTCGCCAAGCTTGCCGGGCGCCCGGCTCGTTTAAAGCGCGGCCGTTTCCTGGCTGAGGGTCCACAGGCGGTGCGCGAGGCCTTGACGCTTCACCGTGAGCGCATAGCGGCAGGCGGTAGCGCCGTCGTGCATGAAGTCTTTGCGAGCGAGGCCTGCCTGGACCGGCTGCCGGAACTCGCGGACCTTGCAGAAGGAACGCAGCTTCGGCTGGCCAGTGACGAGGTTTTGTCCGCCATGGCGGACACTGTCAATCCGCAAGGCATTGTTGCCGTGTGTAGTTTTGTGGATGTCAGCCTTGAATCAGTGCTCGACGCCGGTCCTCGCCTGATTGCGGTGATGTGCCAGGTCCGGGACCCCGGCAATGCAGGCACGGTCCTGCGTGCGGCCGACGCTGCAGGTGCTGATGCTGTGGTGCTGACGGGCTCCAGCGTGGACATTTACAACCCCAAGGCGGTCCGGTCCACGGCCGGTTCGTTGTTTCACCTCCCGGTCGTCCTGGGGGCTGATGTTGAAGAGCTCGTGGCGCGTTGCCGGGAACGGGGGATCGGCGTCCTGGCCGCTGACGGCTATGGGACAGTGAACCTGGACAAGCTCCAGGACGAGAATGCTGCCCGCAGGCTTGGAAACGGCGATGTGGCCTCTGATTATGCGCTTGAGGCGCCTACGGCATGGTTGTTCGGGAACGAGGCTCAAGGGTTGTCCGACGCCGAATTGGCTCTTGCGGATCACCGTGTAGCTGTTCCTGTCTATGGGGCAGCGGAGAGCTTGAACCTGGGTACAGCGGCCACTGTTTGCCTCTATGCAAGTGCCCGTTCGCAGCAGGGCGCCCGGGTCGGGAATGCATAA